GCTATGCGGACCGACTCATCTTCGTTCATCAGCAGGGCTATGATCTCGTCGTTGGCTCTGCAGTAGCCAAGGCGGCCCATGGCATAGACAGCTGAAGCCACTACAAGTGGCGCTGGGTCATGAATCGATATCAGACATGCTTCCGCGGACGATGAATCGCCCAGGACACTGAGGGCCATTACTGCCTCTACCCGCAGGGATGAGTTGAAATTCCTGAGGTAAGGAACGATCAATTCGGATGCCGATCGGAGTTTCGTAAGGCCCAGAGCCCGCAGCGCAGTTATCTTGATTTCCAGAGGGGCGGACTTCAGGACACCGTTTATCGATTCGAGGGTCATCTGTTCGGTCGATTTTCTGTGTCCGGCCAGTCCAAGGGAGAATACAGCGGCATTCTGTACATCGGGATCCTCATCTGTACATAATCTGGACAGGTAGTAGATTGTTCCAAGGGGGTCGTCCACTCGCCCGAGGACCTCTGCGCACCGCAACCTTATCAACGGGTCTGGATCTATGATGAGTCCCCGTATACCTTCTCCGAGGTCTCCAGCCTGTTCCATGACCGCAAGCGAAATCATCTTCGCCCGGCCCAGCTTGTTATCGAGGACGCTCGCATATTTCGAATCAGATCTGACTTCCATGGCAGCGATGGGGATGATGAACGCTACAGCAAGCGATACGGCGATTGTTTTCTTTAACGTTGACTCAATCATTATCATAGACATGTCTGCTCCTTTTACGGGTACCCTCATATCCCATTTCCTGCCACTTGAACGAGGGGATGTCAAGATGTTTTGATTTCAGGCTCCGTTCATTGTATTGTATCACAGTAGTATTTTTTGGCGAAAAACTATTCCTCGTATGTACAATAATCATCGCTGGTTGCTTGTCGACATCTACAAAACCTGAGTGGAGGGAAACGATGCGAAGATTTCTGGCCGTTTTTTTTGTAAGTCTGCCTGTTCTGCTGTTCTCGTTATCAAATGTGTTTTCATGCACGAACCTTCTTGTTACCAGAGGTGCGTCCGCTGACGGGTCGGTGATGATCACCTATACCTGTGATGGGGAATTTCATCCGATACTGAGGATGTCGCTCGCCGAGGACCACGGACCGGATGACGTTTTCGAGCTCAGGGACTGGTCGGGTAATGTGAAGGGGAAAGTGAAGCAGCCTGCACATACATATGCGGTGACAGGCCTGATGAACGAGCATCAGCTCGTTATCGGTGAAACGACATTTACCGGCCGGGAGGAACTGATATACAAGCAGGGGGGAATACATTACTGGTGGCTCATGCGCCTTGCTCTTCAGAGGGCGAAGACAGCGCGAGAAGCTATTGAGGTGATAGGCGCGCTGGTGGAGGAATATGGATACGCCAGTGAGGGAGAGTCATTTTCGATAGGTGACAAGGACGAAGCCTGGATCATGGAGATAATCGGAAAGGGGCCTGACACCAAGGGCGCGAACTGGGTGGCGATGAGGATTCCGGACGGTTACATCTGTGCCCACGCGAACAAGGCGAGGATCGGAGAATTTCCCCTGGACGATAAAAAGAACTGTCTGTACTCATCGGACGTCATTGATTTTGCCGTAGAGAAGGGATATTACGATCCAGATTCGGGAGAACCGTTCAGGTTTCACGAAGCCTACTGTCCTGCCACGCCGCAGAAGCTGCGATACTGCGCTACCCGCGTGTGGAGCCTCTTTCGGCGAGCCGCTCCTTCGAATGAACTTCCGGCCGACTACCACAGGGGAGTCAAAGGAGCCAGGCCATATCCACTCTGGATCAAACCGGATAAAAAACTGGCCAGGGAGGATGTCTTTGCTCTGATGCGCGACCATTACGAAGGCACCGATTACGATATGACAAAGGGTGTCGACGCTGGGCCGTTCGGAACGCCTAACCGGTGGCGCCCGATGAACTGGGAGATCGATGGGGGCGACTTCACATGGGAGAGACCGATATCGACCCAGCAGACGGGATTCTCTTTCGTGTCCCAGTCCCGTCGCGATCTACCCGACGCTATCGGTGGCATTCTCTGGTATGGAGTGGACGACACATACTTCACCGTATACGTACCATTCTACGCCTGCAATCAAAGGATCCCGAGGACCTTCCGATACGGAAACATGGCCGAGTTCGATTGGGATTCTGCCTGGTGGGTCTTCAACTTTGTCGCGAACTACGCCAATCTCAGGTACAGCTATATGAAGGAAGACATCCAGGCTGTTCAGAATGAGCTGGAGGATTATCTCAGTATGATGCAGCCTGCCGTGGAGAAGACTGCGCGCGATCTGTACAAAAAAGATCCGAAGCTCGCTGCCGATTACCTGACTTCATTCACCGATGCCTCGTCGCATAATGTGGTCGAGAGGTACAGGACGCTTGCCCATGACCTTATAAGGAAATACAATGATGGCTATATCCAGTCGGAGCCCGGCAGGGCGCGCGAAGAGGGGTACAGCGAGGAATGGTTGAGGAATGTCATCCAGCTCAGGCCGGATCAGTTCATTCTGGGCAGGTGGGATGCGGACTCGCTGGAGACCGATCTGCCTTACTAGGCGAGTTACTCCCTGCGAGAGCAAATGGGACAATATAATCGACCTGAAGAGTACGCCCAACTGTGTTATACTGGTGTAGTCGGTCATGTGCAGGCCTTACCGAAGGTATGAGACTGCCAGGATGGTAGTATCCGGCCCATTCAAGTGAGGGACACAGGTCATTCCAGGGGGAGTTGGATTTTATGAAAAATGCAGTGGTTTTCATTCTGTCCATTCTGATTGTTGTGACTATTAATTCAATTTCGGCCAGTGCTCAGTGGACTGACGATGGAACGGCAGTTTGTACGGAAGATTTCAACCAGTACGATCCCTCCATCTGCTCCGATGGAGTGGGAGGTGCAATAATCGTCTGGTCGGATGAGAGAACGGGGTATGCCGGAAAAAATATATATGCTCAGAGGATAACAGCGGCTGGTGAGCTTTTCTGGACCGCAGGGGGAGTACTGGTCTGCGACTCTGAGGGATTACGATACAGTCCTGTAGCATTGCCTGATGGTATGGGTGGAGCGGTCGTCTGCTGGATGGATACGAGGTCGGGTGTCGAGGAATTTGCACAGGTCTATGCCCAGAGGATCGGTCCGGACGGGAACATGCTTTGGACTGCCGGGGGGATCCTGATCAGCGGCATGGTCGATGAGGATCTCAGCCCCGGGTTCGCCGTCGGCCCGGACGGTTCATCCTATTTCTCCTGGCTGGAAGAGGTCCCTTCGCTGTACTGGGTGGTAATGGCACAGAGAATCTCTGCTGAGGGTTCAAATCTCTGGGCTAGTACGGGCACTGTCGTATGCGATTCTCTTGATTATCCATTCGATACAGAAATCGTCCAGGGTCTGAACGGGGGGGCTGTCGTTGCCTGGAGTATGGCCAGCTATGCTACTCCGGGAGGTGTGATCCGTGCGCAGCGTCTTGATGCCGACGGGGTCCCACTATGGACTGAGAATGGTATCAAGACTCACGAGGAATCAAGCAGGAACCCTGAACTCTACCTTGCCGCGGGAACCGACGGCGGAGTGTTTCTGGTCTGGCGTTCGTTTATCCTTCTCGGCCCGCCTACCGATTCGAAAGTCGACCTTGAACTGGATGTACAGTATATCGATTCTCTGGGGGTGGTGAGATCAGATCCGGGCTACGAATTTGTGGGGTATAGTTACAACTACCTTGGCATCCCCGATATGATGGTGACCGGTGATAACGAACTGGTCCTGGTATGGGATGAGGAGCTCAGCGGGGCACAGAGAGTATTCGCGCAGAAAATAGATGAGTACTGTCACTTGCAGTGGAATCCCACTGGAGTACCGGTCTGCCAGGAGATCAGTGATCAGCTCGAACCTGTGATCACAGGGGATGGGACGGACGGTTTCATAGTCGTCTGGACCGATATGAGGAACGGCTACATAGATATATTCGCTCAGAAGGTGGATATGGACGGAGACCTGGCTTGGGGAATAGTGGGAATGCCGGTGACGACAGAAGTCAATGTCCAGGACGCTCCGGTGGTCACCTGGGACATGACGGGTGGGGCGATAATTGCCTGGACAGACAAGAGGGAGATCATTCAGACAGATATCTACTGTGGAAAGATCGGCGCAGATGGAGGGATGGTTCCCGCGCTGCTTCAGACCTGGAGCGTATTGCCAGAAGGAAGGGCAGTCACTCTCGAATGGACTCTTCAGTCGATTTCACGCGGAATGGAATTTCTTGTCGAACGAGCGGTGGTCAGATCTGGTGATGAAGCTTTCAGTAATGATGCATCTGATGATGATGCTTCCCCGGACTGGATAAAAGTCATGTCAGGGATGATCGAACCTGCCGGCAACACTTACGATTTCAAAGACCTCGATGTTCATGCGGGGCAGGTATACCTGTATCAGGTTTCTCTGGTCGAGAAGGATGGGAACACGCTTCTTTTCGAATCAGGAGCGGTGCGGCTGCCTGATGCGAAAGTCTCGCTGGCCCAGAATCGCCCGAACCCGTTCAACCCATCAACGGTCATATCATACTATCTTCCAATCCCGGCAAAGGTGACTCTCGATATCTACGATGCTGCCGGGCGCCACATCGACAGGATAGTCGACGGGGCTCAGGCCGCCGGACCATACAAGGCTGTCTGGAACGGAACGTCAACAAACGCGACACCAGTTTCTTCAGGCGTATACTTCTACTACCTGCGTGCCGGCAAGGAATCGCTGAGAAAAAAAATGGTATTGCTCAGGTAACGGTTGTGTAGTTCGAGGAATATCGTGGTGCTCAGGCAGGGGCGATCCTGCTCAGGGAATATCATCTTGATCAGAAAAAACCAGGGGGCCACCATATTGGGCAGCCCCCTCCCCAAAGCTACCGTGCTTCCTTGAACCGGCGGCGGGTCTCATCATTTCCTGTGGCAGCAGCAAAGTTCAAAGTTCCTTTAGGCCTGCCGGAGCAAAACGGTGACTTTAGTCTGACGGTAGCGTTCATTTCTCTATTTTATTTTATCCAGGTGACTTTCATTTGATCTCCCTCTTTCGTAAAGCCCGGTTTCAGCACCTCACCATCTGGCGCCATGCCCGGCAACCAGACTCAGTCTGACGCCATGCCCGACGCCATACTCAGTGCTAAGACCGATCTCATCCCCGCGATGCTACATCCTTCACAGCGAAGTGTCTCGACTCCGGAGACAATCCGATGGACACAAGCGCCTCCGTAGGTCTGTTCTCATCCTGGGGTAATAGTCTTCGAGGCTTTAGATATGAGGCATACTTTGAAATACAGTTCTGGTTAAATGCAATCTTCGTTCCACCCGGCGACGCCCTGTCTGGGCAAGGGCGAAGAGACTTTCCTGTAGTTTCCTGTTATTTACTCTTCTTTCTCCGAGTCCCTGTATATTCTGAAAAACAGGTATTTATCCCTGCAACATTCTGATGATAAATAGTTGCTCCAGAGGCCTCATAATAGTGAAACTTGGAAATCGATTCGCATTCTGCTATTATCCGCCCATGGAAGAAAGCAGGATGAAAAATTTCAAGCTGACCATAGAGTACGATGGCACGGGTTATCACGGGTGGCAGATTCAGCCTGACAGAAAAACCGTGCAGGGACAGCTGTACCGCGCTTTCCACGAGATAGCCGGCGAAGATGTGAAGATAACTGGCGCGGGCAGGACAGACGCGGGAGTACACGCCGTGGGGCAGGTGGCAAGCGTCCGCCTGGAGACGAAGCATGGTCCCACCGTACTCCGCAAGGCTCTGACAGCAAAGCTGCCGAGGGATATCCTGGTGAGACATGTGGAAAAAGTGCCTCTGTCTTTCAGCGCGCGTTTCGACGCCACGAGCAGAAGTTACAACTATATATTCATCACCCGAAAGACCGCCCTGTGGAAGAGATATTACCATTACGTAAGAACTGATCTGGACAAGGGCGCGATGCGGACCGCCATGGCGACACTCAGGGGCGAGAAAGATTTTGCATCCTTTGCCTCTTCAAGCGATATCAAGTCGACCCGGTGCTACATGATGAAGGCCGATCTTCTTGAGAACGGCCCTCTGCTGACTATATCGCTGACCGCCGATCATTTCCTCTATAATATGGTCCGGACGATTGCTGGTGTGATCCTCGATGTGGGAATGGGAAAGGATATCGATATGGACGAGTTGATCGAGGCCAGGGACAGGCAGGCTGCGGGCAGGACATTGCCACCGAACGGACTCTATCTTATGGGCGTAACTTATTAAAATACACCATGTGATTCAAGAATCTACCAGACAGGAAGCACCGGCGGAGTTTTTTCCTGCACTGGGGATGTTTTTCTCTGCACTGGCAGAGCTTTTTTTCTGTACTCGCGGAGCTGTTTTCTGCGATCTGACTCCGAAATTGGTTGTTAGCCGGGGCCCATATATGTATAATTCTTGTTTCTTTTCAGGGGGTAATCCCTGTTGAACTATGACAGTCGAGAATACGGAATAAAATGAACCACTGAAGGTGGACAGGGGGAGGAAAAAGATGAAATTTTTTATCGATACCGCGAATGTGGACGAGATCAGGGAAGCTTCGAAAATGGGGCTGCTCGATGGTGTAACTACCAATCCTACACTGCTTTCCAGGGAAGATGGTAATTTCAGAGAGGTCCTGAAGGAGATCTGCTCGATTGTGGAGGGTCCGGTAAGTGCCGAGGTAGTCTCGCTCGAAGCGGACGGTATGTTCGCCGAGGGAAAAGAGCTTTGCAAGCTGGCAGATAATATCATCATCAAGGTCCCCTGTACGATGGAGGGGGTCAAAGCGATCGGTATGTTCAGTGCCGAGGGAATACAGACCAACGCCACACTCTGTTTTTCGGCAAATCAGGGGTTGCTCGTAGCGAAGGCCGGAGCTACCTATGTGAGCCCGTTCGTCGGCAGGCTGGACGATATCGGACAGCCGGGCATGGATCTGATCGCCGACATGGTGGAGATCTACGGTAATTTCGCTTTTGCTACCGAGATCATCGTAGCCAGCATCAGAAGCGTACAGCATGTATATGAATCGGCTCTTCTCGGTGCGGACGTGGCGACGATCCCTTTCAAGGTGATCGCGCAGCTGATCAAACATCCACTTACGGATAAGGGTATCGACAGTTTTCTTGCTGACTGGGAAAAGGTGAAGAAGTAGCACTTGAGATGAGGAAGTGATTTCTTGACCCCAGGGGTTTGGATGAAACGGTTTGGACAGGTAGTTGAAAAGAAGCAGGTGATCTGCGGGTGAGGTCTTTCGAATCTAAATGGTCGAAGTTCTTTCCGGTGATCGTGGGGTTGATGTTCGGCCTTTCGATATCCCTGCTTGTAATCACGATCACCCTGTTGACAAGGGTTTCGAAGGACGATGATTTCCTGCCCGAGTCGTCAGGCAATATCGTTACGGGCGGTACAGGGATATTCAGTGGAGAGGCCATTGTCGCCGCCAGGTACAGGGTCAGCCCTGCAGTCGTCTCAGTCACCGCCTACAGGACCCAGACGGTATATGCCAACCAGGCCTCGGACCAGTGGTTTCAGTTGTTCAGGGGCAGAAGTCCCCGGCTGACCAGACAGAAATATCCGAGTTACGGTTCCGGTGTCATCGTCAATCCCGACGGCTATATCCTCACCAACGAGCACGTGGTCCGCAACGCGGAAGAAATTTTTGTTACGATGAAGGACAGTACCGAGGTAGTCGCCATCCTCGTCGGGTCGACTCCTGAATTCGATATTGCTCTTCTCAAGATCGAGGGCAGAAAACTTCCATATGCTCCGTTCGGAGATTCCGACAGGATCGAGATCGGCGAGCCGGTGATCGCCATCGGAAGTCCTTTTACATATCTGTTCAATGACAATCAGGCGACGGTGACTGCCGGAGTGATCAGCGCCCTGCACAGGGACGTGAAGCAGGGATCGAGATCGGTGCAGATATTCAAGGATATGATACAGACCGACGCGGTGATCAATCCCGGAAACAGTGGTGGGCCTTTGGTCTCAAGCGAAGGGCTCGTCGTCGGTATAAATACATTCATCTTTTCCTCGAGCAGTGGCAGCAGCAATATCGGGATGGGTTTCGCCATTCCGGTAAACACCGCGAGGATGGTGATGGAGGAACTGAGGCAGTACGGCAGGTTCAGATCCGTCTGGACCGGCCTTGTAATAAGAGAGCTCACTCCGGTTATCGTACAGGAGCTGAACATTCCCTTCACAACGGGTCTTGTAGTTACCCAACTGGAGCAGGGGGGGCCGGGAGAGGCGGCCGGCATCCAGGTCGGAGACGTGATTATCGAGATAAACGGAACGACTATTCTCGGAGCGCCACAGGCCGAAAGAGAGATATTCGGACTGCAGGTGGGTGATTCCCTGGACATCGTCCTGTGGCGAAATGGAAGTACTATCAGTGTACAGCTGCATCTCGTGGAGGCCCAGGATCGGGCCTGATGATTTGATACAGTAACGAAGGAGGAGATTTGATTCCCCGCTATTCACTTCCCGAAGTGGCAGATATATGGACCGATGAATATAAATATGGACTCTGGCAGGAGATCGAGGTCCTCTATTGTGAAGGCATGGCCGCAATAGGCATCATCCCGAAGAAGGACGCCAGGGCGATAAGAAAGAAAGCTGATTTCGATATCAAAAGGGTCCTTAAGATAGAAAAGAAGACCAGGCATGATGTGATAGCTTTCCTGACCAACATGACGGAATATATCGGAGAGCCGGGCCGTTTTCTGCATCTCGGGATGACCAGTTCGGACCTGCTCGATACAGCGCTTGCCTGCCAGATGAAGGCGGCCGGAGCGGTCAACCTCCGCAAGCTCAAGCGTCTGCGTACGGTGCTGAAGCGCCAGGCCCTGCGGTACAAGCACACGCCGATCACCGGAAGGAGCCACGGTATCCATGCCGAACCGACGACTTTCGGCTTGAAGCTTCTCGTCTGGTACGCCGAGACGGAAAGAAA
Above is a window of Candidatus Latescibacterota bacterium DNA encoding:
- a CDS encoding HEAT repeat domain-containing protein, with amino-acid sequence MRVPVKGADMSMIMIESTLKKTIAVSLAVAFIIPIAAMEVRSDSKYASVLDNKLGRAKMISLAVMEQAGDLGEGIRGLIIDPDPLIRLRCAEVLGRVDDPLGTIYYLSRLCTDEDPDVQNAAVFSLGLAGHRKSTEQMTLESINGVLKSAPLEIKITALRALGLTKLRSASELIVPYLRNFNSSLRVEAVMALSVLGDSSSAEACLISIHDPAPLVVASAVYAMGRLGYCRANDEIIALLMNEDESVRIA
- a CDS encoding C69 family dipeptidase, which translates into the protein MRRFLAVFFVSLPVLLFSLSNVFSCTNLLVTRGASADGSVMITYTCDGEFHPILRMSLAEDHGPDDVFELRDWSGNVKGKVKQPAHTYAVTGLMNEHQLVIGETTFTGREELIYKQGGIHYWWLMRLALQRAKTAREAIEVIGALVEEYGYASEGESFSIGDKDEAWIMEIIGKGPDTKGANWVAMRIPDGYICAHANKARIGEFPLDDKKNCLYSSDVIDFAVEKGYYDPDSGEPFRFHEAYCPATPQKLRYCATRVWSLFRRAAPSNELPADYHRGVKGARPYPLWIKPDKKLAREDVFALMRDHYEGTDYDMTKGVDAGPFGTPNRWRPMNWEIDGGDFTWERPISTQQTGFSFVSQSRRDLPDAIGGILWYGVDDTYFTVYVPFYACNQRIPRTFRYGNMAEFDWDSAWWVFNFVANYANLRYSYMKEDIQAVQNELEDYLSMMQPAVEKTARDLYKKDPKLAADYLTSFTDASSHNVVERYRTLAHDLIRKYNDGYIQSEPGRAREEGYSEEWLRNVIQLRPDQFILGRWDADSLETDLPY
- a CDS encoding T9SS type A sorting domain-containing protein — encoded protein: MKNAVVFILSILIVVTINSISASAQWTDDGTAVCTEDFNQYDPSICSDGVGGAIIVWSDERTGYAGKNIYAQRITAAGELFWTAGGVLVCDSEGLRYSPVALPDGMGGAVVCWMDTRSGVEEFAQVYAQRIGPDGNMLWTAGGILISGMVDEDLSPGFAVGPDGSSYFSWLEEVPSLYWVVMAQRISAEGSNLWASTGTVVCDSLDYPFDTEIVQGLNGGAVVAWSMASYATPGGVIRAQRLDADGVPLWTENGIKTHEESSRNPELYLAAGTDGGVFLVWRSFILLGPPTDSKVDLELDVQYIDSLGVVRSDPGYEFVGYSYNYLGIPDMMVTGDNELVLVWDEELSGAQRVFAQKIDEYCHLQWNPTGVPVCQEISDQLEPVITGDGTDGFIVVWTDMRNGYIDIFAQKVDMDGDLAWGIVGMPVTTEVNVQDAPVVTWDMTGGAIIAWTDKREIIQTDIYCGKIGADGGMVPALLQTWSVLPEGRAVTLEWTLQSISRGMEFLVERAVVRSGDEAFSNDASDDDASPDWIKVMSGMIEPAGNTYDFKDLDVHAGQVYLYQVSLVEKDGNTLLFESGAVRLPDAKVSLAQNRPNPFNPSTVISYYLPIPAKVTLDIYDAAGRHIDRIVDGAQAAGPYKAVWNGTSTNATPVSSGVYFYYLRAGKESLRKKMVLLR
- the truA gene encoding tRNA pseudouridine(38-40) synthase TruA, which produces MKNFKLTIEYDGTGYHGWQIQPDRKTVQGQLYRAFHEIAGEDVKITGAGRTDAGVHAVGQVASVRLETKHGPTVLRKALTAKLPRDILVRHVEKVPLSFSARFDATSRSYNYIFITRKTALWKRYYHYVRTDLDKGAMRTAMATLRGEKDFASFASSSDIKSTRCYMMKADLLENGPLLTISLTADHFLYNMVRTIAGVILDVGMGKDIDMDELIEARDRQAAGRTLPPNGLYLMGVTY
- the fsa gene encoding fructose-6-phosphate aldolase — its product is MKFFIDTANVDEIREASKMGLLDGVTTNPTLLSREDGNFREVLKEICSIVEGPVSAEVVSLEADGMFAEGKELCKLADNIIIKVPCTMEGVKAIGMFSAEGIQTNATLCFSANQGLLVAKAGATYVSPFVGRLDDIGQPGMDLIADMVEIYGNFAFATEIIVASIRSVQHVYESALLGADVATIPFKVIAQLIKHPLTDKGIDSFLADWEKVKK
- a CDS encoding trypsin-like peptidase domain-containing protein; the encoded protein is MRSFESKWSKFFPVIVGLMFGLSISLLVITITLLTRVSKDDDFLPESSGNIVTGGTGIFSGEAIVAARYRVSPAVVSVTAYRTQTVYANQASDQWFQLFRGRSPRLTRQKYPSYGSGVIVNPDGYILTNEHVVRNAEEIFVTMKDSTEVVAILVGSTPEFDIALLKIEGRKLPYAPFGDSDRIEIGEPVIAIGSPFTYLFNDNQATVTAGVISALHRDVKQGSRSVQIFKDMIQTDAVINPGNSGGPLVSSEGLVVGINTFIFSSSSGSSNIGMGFAIPVNTARMVMEELRQYGRFRSVWTGLVIRELTPVIVQELNIPFTTGLVVTQLEQGGPGEAAGIQVGDVIIEINGTTILGAPQAEREIFGLQVGDSLDIVLWRNGSTISVQLHLVEAQDRA